Proteins encoded in a region of the Haloglomus salinum genome:
- a CDS encoding PQQ-binding-like beta-propeller repeat protein, whose protein sequence is MSQQEAGTMAWRTRLVEARHEVRGSPTVVGGTVFVGCSDRLCAMDADTGEQRWQFRPSGGSGLVSSATVVGDVVCANFEHFNQKERLYAVDIATGEQRWEFAEQSLGIEGSPTAADGTVYVAGENHGTEGDTLYALDADTGRVQWRFNRRDVGWTGASPTVADGAVYISGDSTYGLYAVDAATGSEEWTFEESEWAPYSSPTVADGTVYFASKDLYAVDADTGREEWTFTGTDDGTYSSPTVYAGTVYIGSPDGTLFAISATSGRRKWAFDVPTGLYRTSPTAADGTVYINGKDGGVYALDADTGTREWTCSRVVGANRSSPTVVDGTLYAGTNGGQVVAVRAAGTSEGSRVLLGTLGHHHRQATDDPTFGAGRSLPGSGLASTVRSAVGDLVTSDDRETATEATEATTGHDGGASEPDGETPSETDAGGGDTTETCPTCGETVEESDEPSFCSACGTRM, encoded by the coding sequence ATGAGTCAGCAGGAGGCGGGAACGATGGCGTGGAGGACTCGTCTCGTCGAGGCACGACACGAGGTGCGGGGCTCGCCGACGGTGGTCGGTGGAACGGTCTTCGTGGGGTGCAGCGACCGTCTATGCGCCATGGACGCCGACACGGGCGAGCAGCGATGGCAGTTCCGTCCGAGCGGGGGAAGCGGGCTGGTCTCCTCGGCCACGGTGGTCGGCGATGTCGTCTGCGCCAACTTCGAACACTTCAACCAGAAAGAGCGCCTGTACGCGGTCGATATCGCCACCGGCGAGCAGCGATGGGAGTTCGCCGAGCAGTCCCTCGGCATCGAGGGGTCGCCGACGGCCGCCGACGGGACCGTCTACGTGGCGGGGGAGAACCACGGGACGGAAGGAGACACCCTGTACGCGCTCGACGCCGACACCGGCAGGGTGCAGTGGCGGTTCAACCGCCGGGACGTGGGCTGGACGGGCGCGTCGCCGACGGTGGCTGACGGAGCCGTCTACATCAGCGGGGACTCGACGTACGGCCTGTACGCGGTCGACGCCGCTACGGGCAGCGAGGAGTGGACCTTCGAGGAGTCGGAGTGGGCCCCGTATTCGTCGCCGACGGTGGCCGACGGAACGGTCTACTTCGCAAGCAAGGACCTGTACGCAGTCGACGCCGACACCGGGCGTGAGGAGTGGACGTTCACCGGCACCGACGACGGGACCTACTCGTCGCCGACGGTGTACGCGGGGACGGTCTACATCGGAAGCCCCGACGGGACGCTCTTCGCCATCTCGGCGACCTCGGGACGCCGGAAGTGGGCGTTCGACGTGCCGACCGGACTGTACCGCACCTCCCCGACGGCCGCCGACGGGACGGTCTACATCAACGGGAAGGACGGCGGCGTGTACGCGCTCGATGCCGACACCGGCACACGGGAGTGGACGTGCTCGCGGGTCGTCGGTGCCAACAGGTCCTCACCGACCGTGGTAGACGGGACGCTGTACGCCGGCACGAACGGCGGCCAGGTGGTCGCCGTCAGAGCCGCCGGCACCAGCGAGGGGTCGCGGGTGCTGCTCGGCACGCTCGGCCATCACCACCGGCAGGCGACCGACGACCCGACGTTCGGCGCCGGGCGCTCGCTCCCCGGGTCGGGCCTGGCCTCGACGGTCCGCTCGGCCGTCGGGGACCTCGTGACATCAGACGACAGGGAGACGGCGACCGAGGCGACCGAGGCGACGACCGGGCATGACGGCGGTGCCAGCGAGCCCGACGGCGAGACGCCCTCCGAGACCGACGCTGGGGGTGGGGACACGACCGAGACCTGCCCCACCTGCGGCGAGACGGTCGAGGAGAGTGACGAGCCGAGCTTCTGTTCGGCGTGTGGCACCCGGATGTGA
- a CDS encoding DUF7384 family protein, with translation MDQAERPNPARVVADADVLAADLLCGGPADAAPDVDGLDAAGDGAAARAALDHLRAHSWATLVATGRLLDDAEAVVADLADPGLAADWRERIEDWAVVVEQTPGDHPALAAAHAGPAAHILTFEESLASAGAGATLRKHLDVSVRHPRAFAQVFDAAALWAAVHDADPDEYPGPDRDPRE, from the coding sequence ATGGACCAGGCCGAGCGTCCGAACCCCGCACGCGTCGTGGCCGACGCCGACGTGCTCGCGGCCGACCTGCTGTGTGGCGGGCCGGCCGACGCCGCGCCCGACGTGGACGGGCTCGATGCGGCCGGCGACGGCGCCGCGGCCCGCGCCGCGCTCGACCACCTCCGCGCGCACTCGTGGGCGACGCTGGTCGCGACCGGGCGTCTGCTCGACGACGCCGAGGCCGTCGTCGCCGATCTCGCGGACCCTGGGCTGGCGGCGGACTGGCGCGAGCGCATCGAGGACTGGGCCGTCGTCGTCGAGCAGACGCCCGGCGACCACCCCGCGCTGGCCGCCGCTCACGCCGGCCCGGCAGCGCACATCCTCACCTTCGAGGAGTCGCTGGCGAGCGCGGGCGCTGGCGCGACCCTCCGGAAGCATCTCGACGTCTCCGTACGGCATCCCCGCGCGTTCGCCCAGGTGTTCGACGCGGCCGCGCTATGGGCTGCCGTTCACGATGCCGACCCAGACGAGTATCCCGGGCCGGACCGCGACCCGCGGGAGTGA
- a CDS encoding SDR family NAD(P)-dependent oxidoreductase yields MPHGTALVTGASAGIGRALAEEFARNGYDLVLVARREEKLQEAAAEFEQYGSTAHVVPTDLGSRENREALYEEVVEERGIEVDTLVNNVGIGTQGKYTDIPADRDLLQIELNITTPSHLTKLFGADMVERGDGRILNVSSSAAFQPGPFMAVYYASKAYLLSFSEALHEELAADGVAVTALCPGPVETEFQARAENEDAPIGGGETDGLLSPNWQDAADVAEAGYEGVHAGEAVVVTGTDLKLLSRVVPFLPRSTVRKLSRSLNEA; encoded by the coding sequence ATGCCACACGGAACCGCGCTCGTGACGGGCGCCTCGGCCGGAATCGGTCGGGCGCTCGCCGAGGAGTTCGCCCGGAACGGCTACGACCTCGTCCTCGTCGCGCGCCGGGAGGAGAAGCTGCAGGAAGCGGCCGCGGAGTTCGAGCAGTACGGCAGCACCGCCCACGTCGTGCCGACCGACCTCGGGAGCCGTGAGAACCGTGAGGCCCTGTACGAGGAGGTCGTCGAGGAGCGGGGTATCGAGGTCGACACGCTCGTCAACAACGTCGGCATCGGGACGCAGGGCAAGTACACCGACATCCCCGCCGACCGGGACCTGCTGCAGATCGAGCTCAACATCACCACGCCGTCGCATCTCACCAAACTGTTCGGCGCGGACATGGTCGAGCGCGGCGACGGGCGCATCCTCAACGTTTCCTCCTCGGCAGCGTTCCAGCCCGGGCCGTTCATGGCGGTCTACTACGCCAGCAAGGCCTACCTGCTCTCGTTCTCCGAGGCGCTCCACGAGGAACTCGCCGCGGACGGGGTGGCCGTGACGGCGCTCTGCCCGGGCCCCGTGGAGACGGAGTTCCAGGCGCGCGCCGAGAACGAGGATGCCCCCATCGGCGGCGGCGAGACGGACGGCCTGCTGAGCCCGAACTGGCAGGACGCGGCCGACGTGGCCGAGGCGGGCTACGAGGGGGTCCACGCCGGCGAGGCCGTCGTGGTCACGGGCACCGACCTGAAACTGCTCTCGCGCGTGGTACCGTTCCTCCCGCGCTCGACGGTCCGGAAGCTGTCGAGGAGCCTGAACGAGGCTTGA
- the serS gene encoding serine--tRNA ligase — MIPRQYLREHPDEVRAALDARGYDDVDVDALLEIDEEWRDLKAEGDGLRHERNEVSSKIGQLKQEGKEDEAQEAIEQSQELKDEIERVEDRADELEAKLEQGLLELPQIPHEGVPVGADEADNVERERVGFDDHRDLPDEVTPHYDLGEELQIIDEARGAKTTGGGFYFLKGDGARLEHALIQFMLDIHREQDYHDIFPPVPVTSASMRGTGQLPKFNHDAYRVGGAEQEDYTDDDLWLCPTAEVPVTNMHREEIMLDDDLPLKYQAYTPNFRREAGEHGTETRGIVRVHQFNKVELVNFVRPDESYDRLDALIGEACEVIDRLGLPYRTLDLCTGDLTFASARTVDIEVWAPGTDSEDGPDRGGRWLEVSSASNFEDFQARRAGIQYRPERHESAEYLHTLNASGTAVGRVMVAILEYYQNEDGTVDVPEALQPYMGGTEVIEGHDPVGESAVGAGEKE; from the coding sequence ATGATTCCCCGACAGTACCTCCGCGAGCACCCCGACGAGGTGCGCGCGGCACTCGACGCACGCGGGTACGACGACGTGGACGTGGACGCACTCCTCGAGATAGACGAGGAGTGGCGCGACCTGAAGGCCGAGGGCGACGGGCTCCGGCACGAGCGCAACGAGGTGTCGAGCAAGATCGGCCAGCTCAAACAGGAGGGCAAGGAGGACGAAGCCCAGGAGGCCATCGAGCAGTCACAGGAACTCAAAGACGAGATCGAACGCGTCGAGGACCGCGCCGACGAACTGGAGGCCAAACTCGAGCAGGGGCTGCTCGAACTCCCGCAGATTCCCCACGAGGGCGTGCCCGTGGGCGCGGACGAGGCCGACAACGTCGAGCGCGAGCGGGTGGGCTTCGACGACCACCGCGACCTGCCCGACGAGGTGACGCCACACTACGACCTCGGCGAGGAACTCCAGATCATCGACGAGGCACGCGGCGCGAAGACGACCGGTGGCGGCTTCTACTTCCTGAAAGGCGACGGGGCACGGCTGGAGCACGCGCTCATCCAGTTCATGCTGGACATCCACCGGGAGCAGGATTACCACGACATCTTCCCGCCCGTCCCAGTCACGAGCGCGTCGATGCGCGGGACCGGCCAGCTACCGAAGTTCAACCACGACGCCTACCGGGTCGGCGGCGCCGAACAGGAGGACTACACCGACGACGACCTCTGGCTCTGCCCGACCGCCGAGGTACCCGTCACCAACATGCACCGCGAGGAAATCATGCTGGACGACGACCTCCCACTGAAGTACCAGGCCTACACCCCCAACTTCCGGCGCGAGGCCGGCGAACACGGCACCGAAACGCGGGGCATCGTCCGAGTCCACCAGTTCAACAAGGTGGAACTGGTCAACTTCGTCCGACCCGACGAGAGCTACGACCGGCTGGACGCACTCATCGGCGAGGCCTGCGAGGTCATCGACCGGCTCGGGCTGCCATACCGCACACTGGACCTCTGTACGGGCGACCTGACCTTCGCCTCGGCTCGCACCGTCGATATCGAGGTGTGGGCGCCCGGCACCGACAGCGAGGACGGCCCGGACCGAGGCGGCCGCTGGCTGGAGGTGTCGTCGGCATCGAACTTCGAAGACTTCCAGGCCCGGCGCGCCGGCATCCAGTACCGCCCGGAGCGCCACGAGTCGGCCGAGTACCTCCACACGCTCAACGCGTCGGGGACCGCCGTCGGCCGCGTGATGGTCGCTATCCTCGAGTACTACCAGAACGAGGACGGCACCGTCGACGTGCCCGAGGCGCTCCAGCCGTACATGGGCGGCACCGAGGTCATCGAGGGCCACGACCCCGTCGGGGAGTCGGCCGTCGGCGCGGGCGAGAAGGAGTAG
- a CDS encoding transposase — protein MATSYESQRTVFRRIAQQPYVEWPAYDSTPLYDRASLAGLESDIRVVSGIWFMHPNHDSAEQFVCELPIAYFRFEAHDCYQTSTRYEMDTLFRVFVLKELHGWEHETSLREYLESQPNLCEHLQLNTVPDQSTLWRTWNERFTRDLRETVEKGARTILVKAQNADVAVPRDPEQSLPLRGTDANESQPDNRAILDSAETITDHVSRVIFPAFSLDRGEASEIPENAYWELQTYLGLRENLAANEGARSFTHESTRNRTPLGHAHRDHIRNLSIDQIREMYRQAVRQLIDEVAATEEFFRAGIVAIDITEADPFTGDRTGYEDEIIGTKENSDEYAYQWATVQLVGNAVPLVLDARPVRKGESRKEIVKDLLDSAEDLVHVDNVLMDREFDSQHVLEMISQRGLSYVVPKRMQTSEKAQAKRLLQRDQDRYETDRKLHLGNNEWHETTLIYRRKEDSEYDDHRQYSVFMTNRGSGHLTEYGYRWEIESGYRSIKRFMAATTSKDFGLRFFYFAFACLLYSIWRAVDLLVQVELTDEYEHSPIVTADNTLTLLKKETGIG, from the coding sequence GTGGCTACCTCCTATGAGTCACAACGCACGGTCTTTCGACGAATCGCCCAACAACCCTACGTCGAGTGGCCCGCATACGACTCGACGCCGCTATACGACCGCGCTTCACTTGCCGGATTAGAATCGGACATTCGAGTCGTCTCGGGGATCTGGTTCATGCATCCAAATCACGACTCGGCTGAGCAGTTCGTCTGTGAGCTTCCGATAGCCTACTTCCGATTTGAAGCCCACGACTGTTACCAGACTTCGACACGCTACGAGATGGACACGTTGTTTCGCGTGTTCGTCCTGAAAGAACTCCACGGCTGGGAGCACGAAACATCACTCCGAGAGTACCTCGAAAGCCAGCCTAACCTCTGCGAACATCTTCAGTTGAACACAGTCCCCGACCAATCGACACTGTGGCGTACTTGGAACGAGCGTTTCACGAGAGATCTGCGTGAGACAGTCGAGAAAGGTGCTCGAACAATCCTCGTCAAAGCACAAAACGCGGATGTCGCTGTCCCGCGCGACCCAGAACAGAGCCTTCCGCTTCGGGGTACCGACGCAAACGAATCGCAGCCAGATAACCGAGCTATCCTCGACAGTGCTGAGACGATTACTGATCACGTCAGTCGAGTCATTTTTCCCGCGTTCTCGCTTGACCGTGGCGAGGCCTCCGAGATTCCCGAGAACGCCTACTGGGAATTACAGACGTATCTCGGACTCCGTGAGAACTTGGCCGCCAACGAAGGCGCTCGCAGCTTCACCCACGAGTCGACGCGGAATCGAACACCCCTCGGACACGCTCATCGCGACCACATCCGCAATCTCTCTATCGATCAGATTCGCGAGATGTATCGACAGGCGGTCCGCCAGCTCATTGACGAGGTTGCAGCGACGGAGGAGTTCTTCCGAGCAGGGATCGTTGCAATCGACATTACCGAAGCTGACCCGTTCACAGGCGACCGCACTGGTTACGAAGATGAGATTATCGGAACGAAAGAGAACTCCGACGAGTACGCGTACCAGTGGGCGACGGTTCAGTTGGTCGGGAACGCCGTCCCGCTCGTCCTTGATGCTCGCCCCGTGCGGAAAGGCGAGTCACGAAAAGAGATCGTCAAGGATCTGCTTGACTCCGCTGAAGACCTGGTTCACGTTGATAACGTGCTTATGGATCGGGAGTTCGATAGCCAACACGTTCTGGAGATGATTAGCCAGCGCGGGCTCTCCTACGTCGTGCCGAAACGGATGCAGACCAGCGAGAAGGCGCAGGCGAAGCGGTTGCTCCAGCGCGACCAAGACCGATACGAGACCGACCGGAAGCTCCACCTCGGGAACAACGAGTGGCACGAGACGACGCTAATCTACCGTCGGAAAGAGGACTCCGAGTACGACGACCATCGACAATATTCGGTGTTTATGACGAATCGGGGGAGTGGACACCTCACGGAGTACGGCTACAGGTGGGAGATCGAGAGTGGGTACAGGTCGATCAAACGGTTCATGGCAGCGACGACGTCGAAGGATTTCGGGCTTCGATTCTTCTACTTCGCGTTTGCGTGTCTGCTGTACTCTATCTGGCGAGCGGTCGATCTGCTCGTGCAGGTTGAGTTGACCGATGAGTACGAGCACTCGCCTATTGTGACGGCCGACAATACGCTGACGCTGTTGAAGAAGGAGACCGGAATTGGATAG
- a CDS encoding CPBP family intramembrane glutamic endopeptidase → MVAGALGFEIGGYEYTLGDPVTVGAVVFGAVLVAPFAEEVLFRGFVLGSLLGRGWSPVVAGSAAILAFGLLHVALLGIAGVIAMAAWSVFPTILRLRFNNLTGAWLLHFINNIWAYLGVVAPGIA, encoded by the coding sequence GTGGTAGCAGGTGCCCTCGGCTTCGAGATTGGGGGATATGAATACACCCTCGGGGATCCAGTTACCGTGGGGGCGGTAGTATTCGGAGCCGTGTTGGTTGCCCCCTTTGCTGAGGAAGTCCTGTTTCGTGGGTTCGTTCTGGGAAGTTTGCTCGGTCGGGGCTGGTCGCCGGTTGTGGCTGGTAGCGCCGCGATCCTTGCGTTTGGGTTGCTTCACGTTGCCCTGCTTGGAATCGCAGGCGTGATCGCGATGGCCGCGTGGTCGGTGTTCCCGACGATTCTGCGCCTCCGGTTCAACAATCTCACGGGCGCATGGTTGTTACATTTCATCAACAATATCTGGGCGTATCTTGGTGTGGTCGCGCCCGGGATCGCATAG
- a CDS encoding helix-turn-helix domain-containing protein: MKFARVRVSLEESQDTPIHSALADTTASDTVRVRYGGFSEDGPRTYVCSVTGDVSALDSRLAVTEGILSHEFLRRQADYAVIHLVSELNEYEIWLQRVFTEQSLTMIPPVDVEEGYSFVFRLLGQPEDLQQAIGDASEQLPLDVERVGNYHQPDERITASLTDRQIEAVEKALAVGYYDIPREGTAEEVAAALDCAPSTASQHLRKAESALVQAVFEGDMFN; the protein is encoded by the coding sequence ATGAAATTCGCCCGTGTTCGAGTCAGTCTCGAAGAAAGTCAGGACACACCCATCCACTCTGCACTGGCCGACACCACTGCTTCTGACACGGTTCGCGTTCGATACGGGGGCTTTAGTGAAGACGGTCCACGAACCTACGTCTGTTCAGTGACGGGTGATGTCTCCGCGCTCGATTCACGACTCGCAGTGACTGAGGGGATACTTAGCCACGAATTCCTGCGTCGCCAAGCCGACTATGCAGTAATACACTTGGTTAGTGAGCTGAATGAGTATGAGATCTGGCTACAGAGAGTTTTCACGGAACAGTCACTCACAATGATTCCGCCAGTCGATGTCGAAGAGGGTTACAGTTTCGTCTTCCGTCTTCTCGGTCAACCCGAAGATCTACAGCAAGCCATCGGAGATGCGAGCGAGCAACTCCCGTTGGATGTCGAACGCGTCGGCAACTACCACCAGCCCGACGAACGCATCACAGCATCGCTGACAGACCGCCAGATAGAAGCCGTCGAGAAGGCACTTGCTGTCGGGTACTACGACATCCCGCGCGAAGGGACGGCTGAGGAGGTCGCAGCAGCACTCGACTGTGCACCAAGCACTGCTTCTCAACACCTTCGGAAGGCCGAATCTGCCCTCGTTCAAGCAGTTTTCGAGGGAGACATGTTCAACTAG
- a CDS encoding alpha/beta fold hydrolase — MAVPNTSQTTDASLLGELGVESTYRDANGVQLHVVTAGDPDRPLVVLLHGHPDFWYGWRDQIRALADAGFRVVIPDQRGANLSEAPDGTDPYRINELAADVRELIHSEGRNSAHVVGHDFGAFVAWNVALRYPSLVDRLGIFNVPHPTVYWETVTSSLRQIARSWYVWFYQVPRLPEWLLERNDMDNMVDTLEISSKPGTFDEETIERYKAAWQHTGIRPRINWYRGFRRSGRPSQETVSQPTLICWGEDDVGLVPSMAEKSVERCANGEIRMFSNASHWVHLEREEVTEELIRHLAGSSP; from the coding sequence ATGGCGGTTCCAAACACTTCCCAGACGACTGATGCGTCACTGCTCGGTGAGCTCGGTGTCGAATCGACCTACCGAGACGCCAATGGAGTTCAGTTGCATGTCGTGACCGCGGGCGACCCCGATAGGCCTCTGGTCGTCTTACTGCATGGGCATCCAGATTTCTGGTACGGGTGGCGTGACCAAATCCGAGCGCTCGCTGATGCCGGTTTCCGCGTGGTTATTCCGGATCAGCGGGGTGCTAACTTGAGCGAGGCACCGGACGGAACTGACCCGTATCGGATAAACGAGCTAGCAGCCGACGTTCGTGAACTCATTCACAGCGAGGGTCGGAACTCGGCTCACGTCGTCGGACATGACTTCGGGGCGTTCGTGGCCTGGAACGTCGCACTTCGCTATCCCTCCCTCGTCGACCGCCTCGGGATCTTCAACGTTCCTCACCCGACAGTGTACTGGGAGACAGTGACATCAAGTCTTCGGCAGATTGCCCGGAGCTGGTACGTTTGGTTCTATCAGGTCCCACGGTTGCCTGAGTGGCTCCTCGAGCGCAACGACATGGACAACATGGTCGACACGCTTGAGATTAGCTCAAAGCCGGGCACCTTTGACGAGGAAACGATTGAGCGCTACAAGGCGGCCTGGCAACACACCGGGATTCGACCGCGGATAAACTGGTATCGCGGCTTTCGGCGATCGGGACGTCCATCGCAGGAGACCGTTTCGCAGCCGACGCTGATTTGTTGGGGCGAAGACGACGTCGGACTCGTTCCTTCGATGGCTGAAAAGAGTGTTGAAAGGTGTGCCAACGGTGAGATTCGGATGTTCTCCAACGCGTCCCACTGGGTGCATCTCGAGCGTGAGGAAGTGACTGAAGAGCTAATCCGTCACCTCGCAGGGAGTTCACCGTAA
- a CDS encoding helix-turn-helix domain-containing protein codes for MKHIRITVRPDIDRAPPFLRYLLEAEAHDEARAIDWNRGDSELSTHIYGIAGDGGRFAELAQETAGVESVELSAADARVSYALIELRDAELPIFGGSATAIDRTGLVVRRPLVYRDGRIHGHIVGDPATLQATLDDLPESVSVQIDAIQQFPSADVNPATTLSDRQQEALEVAVELGYYDTPREATHTDIAAELDCAPNTASDHLQKGEAKLVRAGLTAFTSSL; via the coding sequence ATGAAGCACATCCGGATCACGGTCCGCCCAGATATCGACCGCGCCCCCCCGTTCCTTCGGTACTTGCTGGAGGCAGAGGCTCACGACGAAGCACGGGCTATCGACTGGAACCGCGGCGATTCGGAGCTGTCGACCCACATCTACGGAATCGCCGGCGATGGCGGCCGGTTCGCTGAATTAGCCCAGGAGACGGCGGGGGTCGAATCGGTCGAACTCTCGGCTGCCGACGCTCGGGTATCGTACGCACTCATCGAACTCCGTGACGCGGAGCTCCCGATATTCGGAGGATCCGCAACCGCGATCGACCGGACTGGACTGGTGGTTCGGCGCCCACTCGTCTACAGAGATGGGCGTATTCACGGCCACATCGTCGGGGACCCCGCGACGCTGCAAGCGACGCTTGATGACCTCCCAGAGAGCGTTTCCGTCCAGATTGACGCGATTCAACAGTTTCCGAGTGCCGACGTGAATCCGGCGACAACGCTGAGCGACCGACAACAGGAGGCACTCGAAGTTGCCGTCGAACTGGGATACTACGATACGCCGCGTGAGGCGACACATACCGATATCGCGGCGGAGTTAGACTGTGCGCCGAACACGGCAAGTGACCATCTCCAGAAAGGCGAGGCAAAACTCGTCAGGGCCGGACTCACGGCATTTACGTCGTCGCTGTGA
- a CDS encoding quinone oxidoreductase family protein translates to MRAVRYHDYGSPDVLQVDEVDRPTPDRDEVLVEMRAASVNRVDVMFRSGQYGELPLPSIPGGDGAGVVAAVGEAVEAFEPGDRVFASGMDRAEGGTFTEYATIPAEKLAHLPEDVSWTAGGAIGNVGATAWTALEELAGIQAGDRVLIHGGSGGVGHAAVQIAAHSGAEVITTAGSEEARAQLTDLGASVALDYESDSLAEDILAATDGAGVDTVLDHRLEEYLDLDLSVVIEGGTIISTMGHIPETNGRPLYNKEVTIQPLKMDNHPTRRPVLERLARLMKQDVLTPIVADTYAFDDTARAHQEIRAGGYVGKLVVTP, encoded by the coding sequence ATGAGAGCCGTTCGCTACCACGACTACGGCAGTCCAGACGTGCTCCAAGTCGATGAGGTCGACCGGCCGACGCCCGATCGCGACGAAGTCTTGGTCGAAATGCGGGCGGCCAGTGTCAATCGCGTGGACGTGATGTTCCGTTCCGGTCAGTACGGCGAGCTTCCGCTGCCGTCGATCCCCGGCGGTGACGGTGCCGGGGTCGTTGCGGCGGTCGGCGAGGCCGTCGAGGCGTTCGAACCCGGTGACCGAGTCTTCGCATCAGGCATGGATCGTGCCGAGGGCGGCACCTTCACCGAGTACGCCACAATCCCGGCGGAGAAACTGGCCCATCTGCCAGAGGATGTGTCCTGGACCGCCGGGGGTGCCATCGGCAACGTCGGTGCCACTGCCTGGACGGCACTGGAGGAACTCGCCGGCATCCAGGCCGGTGACCGCGTCCTCATCCACGGCGGCTCCGGCGGTGTCGGCCACGCCGCAGTCCAGATTGCCGCACACAGCGGGGCGGAGGTCATCACGACGGCCGGGTCGGAGGAGGCTCGGGCCCAGCTCACTGATCTCGGAGCGTCTGTCGCGTTGGACTACGAGAGTGACTCGCTCGCTGAAGATATCCTCGCTGCGACCGACGGTGCCGGTGTCGACACGGTCCTCGACCATCGGCTTGAGGAGTATCTCGACCTCGATCTGTCGGTTGTCATCGAGGGCGGGACGATCATCAGCACGATGGGCCACATCCCCGAGACGAACGGTCGGCCACTCTACAACAAAGAAGTGACCATCCAGCCGCTCAAGATGGATAACCATCCGACTCGACGGCCGGTGCTGGAACGACTCGCCCGCTTGATGAAACAGGACGTCTTGACGCCCATCGTCGCCGACACGTACGCATTCGACGACACCGCTCGGGCCCACCAAGAGATACGTGCCGGCGGGTACGTGGGAAAACTCGTCGTAACCCCGTGA